AATTCATAATAAAGGAGGCCTTCATTTACCAAAATAGATACACATTTTGGCCATGACCGTGGGTcaatttgcctttttttttttttttttttttttttttttttttttttcaaatatcataAGGTAACTTAAAGCgtaataaaatagaaacaaaatAAGGGTGGGTCTTGGGCCTCCTCCGTACTACCAATGACTTAAAAATGAGTAGATAATATGTCTTTATCTACCAAGATGAGTGAGGGACTAAGAGCGGTGCAGACGTCCAATTAGACAGTTGCTCTCCTGACTCAGCATGACGAACGCTCGATGTCCCCGTTTCTTCCTCTAGAATTGCATCAATTTCTTCAAAAGGATCCCAGATTCCTTCCCCAAGATCACCATCATTGACACATTCTCGCACTGGAAATGACATATACAAATGAGGTATTGGCCTAGCGAGTACCCGATCAATCTTCCTATTTGTCACATCTGCCTCGTCATCTTCTGTAGGGTCATATCCCAAACCATGCTTTAAGCCTTTATCGGGAATCTGAATGGGCTCAATGATTCCTTGCAAGTGCTTCCCCAATCCAAAACCTGGCTCAAAACCATTTTGGAGCATGACGGTGGCTATCATTTTATAAACGGATGGCATAGGAGGTTGTGGGGCTGAATCATCGTCAGTGGCATTCACCAGCTCAACCGTATAAAAATCAGTACCTCTGGTAATATCATCGATAATTGATGCACAACTGTTTGAATGCCTCCCCTCACCATAAACAACCACCTCCCGGTCATTCTTTACGAACTTTATCATTTGGTGGAGAGTAGAGGGAACGGCTCCAGCCATGTGGATCCATGGCCTTCCTAACAGTAGGTTGTAGCTGGTGGTGATGTCCATCACCTGGCATTCTATAATGAAATCAACAGGCCCTACCTGAATATCCAAATTCACAGCACCTAATGTATGTCTTTGACCCCCATCGAAAGCCCTTACATAAACTTGATTCTGTTGGACTTTCCCTAAATCAAAGTTCAATTGTTTGAGAGTCGACAAAGGACAAATATTAAGACCTGATCCATCATCGATCAATACACGATTCATGATCTTTTCTCGACACACAACAGTGATATGAAGAGCTTTGTTATGCATCACACCTTCAAATGGTAACTCTTCATTGTTAAAACTGATGCGGTGTCCTTGAACGACTCGACTCACCATAGCGGCCAGATTATCTCCATCTGTGCCCACAGGTACATAGGTGTCATCCAAAGCCTTCATTAAAGCATGTCTGTGTTGTTGTGAGCTCATCAACAATGCCCACACTGAGATTTGGGCAGGTACTTTCTCCAGATGCTTCACTATGGAATATTCTTTTGGCTGCATTTTCCGCCAAAACTCTTCAGCCTCAGCTTCACTAATTGGTCTCTTTTGTTGATCTTTCTTATTCCATCCTTGAGCCAATTCTTCTGGGGTGTAGCATCTACCAGACCGTGTCATTCCCTGAGTTGCGGCAGTCTCGATCACAAACTTCTTTTGGTTAGGAATTTCTTTCGATACCAAGGCAACAACCTTTGGAGGtgtcaaaatcacaaaattcgATTTCTTCTTTATGCTCAGTGAAGCCACAGCCATTTCAAGGCTGTTAGTATGTGTTGGGACTATGGCCTTTGTTACACACCAATCTTCTTCCATCTCAATCATGTGAATATTAACCCCTCCATGATTTGGCAAAGGATTACTATTGACATTAGGGGCGGCGGTTTGGAGAGTAACGACCTCACGATCAATTAAATCCTGAATTTTGTGTTTCAAATTGACACAAGTTTCAGTATCATGTCCGACACTGTTGGAATGATACGCACATGTTTTGTCAGCTCTATAGAATCTAGAGCTTGTATCAGCCAGTTTAGGTGCAATGGGGTGAATAATGCCTGCGTCTCTCAATCTTTCGAACAACTTAGTTCGACTCTCCACCAGAGGAGTAAAATTTCTGGCAGGCCTATTTTCAAAATTGGGTTGGGAAAGGTTGTAATTATTTTGCGGGGGTGGTGGCACATGGCGATAACTCGGACGATTTTGGTGGGAAGGTGCAGGAGTTTGGAATCTTGGGTACAGTTGGGTTTGATAACTTGGTTGTGGAGTTCGGTAGTTTAGCGGGGTGTTTTGGTAATATGGAGCTGGGTAATTAGAAGGTGGAGCTTGATAACTGTTAAATGGGACTTGGTCATTTGGGTATGGGGTTTGCTGACTGGAAGCTGGGGTTTGGTAATTCGGTTGGGTGTAGTAAACTTGATGTGAATTTGGTGGACCTCGTGAATAGGTCTTGAAAGGTGTGGATTTTCCTAGCTTGGTGTTGGCAAACCTCTTCCCCTCAGTTGTATAGGAGATGGTAGATACATCCTCTCGCTTCTTCTTAAATGATCCCGAAGACGCAATTGCAGAGGCTACACGGGCTATCTTTCCAGTCTTGAGCCCATCCTCGATAGTCTCACCTACCTTGACTATCTCGGCAAATTTTGCTCCAACGAGCAACATCAGTCTTTCATAGTACTCGGGCTCCTGCGTGCGCACAAATACTTCCACAATCTCTTTCTCTAACATGGGAGGTCGAACTCTCGCGGCCTCTTTCCTCCACCTGTACGCATACTCACGATAATTTTCAGTGGATTTCTGTTTGATCTTCTCCAAAGAATATCGATCGGGAACGATTTCCACATTATATGCGAATCTCTCGATAAAATCTCTGGCCAAAGCGTTCCAATTAGACCACTGTTTTATTTCTTGAGCGCTGAACCATTCCAAGGCCTCTCCACTCAAACTTCGGCTAAAGAGACGCATCAGCAAGGCTTCATTCTTACCAACTCCTACTAATTGGTCACAGTATGCTCTCAAATGAGCCAAAGGATTTCCGGTTCCACCAAAAGTATCAAATTTAGGTACTTTAAACCCTTCAGGAAGATCCAGATCTGGATGGATACATAAATCTTCATAATTCAAACCAACCGCATCCGGGGCATAGTGAAATTCTTTCATAGCTTTTATAATTTCCTCTTTCATGCTTTGCTTGGTTACTTCTTCTTTGGTCTTCCACTCCCTTTCTTGTTCTTCATAGTGATCAAGTTCGGAACCGTTGGTATAGGGCTCATTTGGGATTGGAATTTGGAAAGCTATCTTTTGAGGTAGGGGAGGGATAATGGGAGGATTTGGCGTATTTTGAGGGACTTGATAATTTTGGGGGAATATTTGGCGGTTAGTATACTGATTTTGTTGATGGGGAAAGGTCTGTGGATTGTTAACATTTTGGTTTTGTGGTGGAGGACATGCTTGAGGGTTGGTGTTTTGTGGGGGAGGAAAGCTTGTGGATTGGTATTTTGTGGAGGGGGGAAGTTTGGAGGGTTGGTATTTTGAGGATGAGGTGGTGCTTGGTGGGAAGTGGAGGCATGATAGGGATTTGAGGCAGTGAGGTCAACAATGAAGGTATTTTGAGCGGGGTTTAAAGATGGATTTTGAACATGTTCCGTACTTGAATTTGGAGAAGGGAAATGGAATGGAGGCCTTCCTTCACCTGAAACCGGCGTATTGGCGGCGATAGCCAGTTTTGACAACTCTCGATTTTTCTGTATCTCAACTCTCATCTCGGCGATTTGTTGCACCAATTGTGCAATCAGCTCATTTTGTTCCGCGACGATAGGGTCCGTCACAACAATATCCGTCAAACTAGTGCTGTCATTATTACCAGTCATTTTCTTTTTCCGTACCAATGAATTTTGATCGGGGAAGGAATCTTTGGAAGCCTTTGACCTGGTGAAATAAGGGTGCTCAGTCAGTTTatcaacacagatcaattctaaatacctggataaagaaaaacaactcaaaaaataaatatgttagTCTTTGTTCATAGCACGTGATGCAAAAATATAATGAAGCAGATAAACACCTAAGATATATAAACAGTTATTGCGCTtcctaaacagatatgtgacccttttgtgccaagggtaggcctagcgatttgaaggatgtatatgtCTTCTTAAGCAAATTCATCATCCCCAAAGTAAAAACATTCAACATGTTTAACGTATCCCAAAACAGGTGCAGAAGTTTAGAACGGAAAAAACAAAACCAAttacaaataaaagaaatccCACGCAGGGGATGATAGTCCCAAAACAAGTACAGAAGTTCAGAATGGAAACAACAAAACCAATTACAAATAAAAGCAATCCCACGTAGGGGATGATAGTGAACTTTACACTCCTTCTGATCCTTCACTAGATTTGTTTTTCTTGGCTATGTTGACCTCTTCCCATATGGCATATCTGTTTGCCCATAGATGATCGCTAGCTAGCTGAGCTCCTTCTTGGTGCTTGAACCTTTCTATGGACTGGATCTGTTGCTCCATGCCATCATCTAATTCAGACATGCATTGTCTTACTCTTTGTAACTCTTGCTTTAGCTGGGCTATGACTTTGGCGTCATCTAACTGTTGGCGTTGATGATCTAATTCATTTTTCTCATACTTCTCTTGGAGCTGATAGAGTCGAACGTGATAGGGGACATTTGGTACTAATTCGGCGGTTTTGATAAGGTTACTCTTTATCCATTCCTTGTACTCCGCAGAACACTCAGGTTGAAATCTATTTGGCAATGACTCACCCAACACCCTTCGAGTTTTCCATGTTCTAAGTATCTGTTCAGCGAAAGAGACTTGGCCATTTTCGTGGTCTGTTGCAAACTTTCTCATACTCGTGGTTTGTGGAAGTTCCTGTTTTCCTCCTAGTTGTCTAAGGACGCGAGCGGGGGCATATGGCCGGGTTCCTCTTAATCCGGCCAATATTAAGTAAGGGACCTTTTCCCCTCGAATTGTTATTTTCTCTGGCAGCACCATACTCTCGATTGACCATTGCACATTTTCTTCTCTTAATCCCTGAAGCCTTGGATACCAGAATTTTTGACCTCCCGTTCTATGAAAATGATTGCAATATAACCACCAACTTTGACCTCCGAGTTCATCTGATCGTCTCAAAGGGTCTGGATGTTCCGGAGCATCAGCTTTGAGTAAGTGTCTCATCATCCACCATTGAAGTATCAAATTACATCCCTGAAAGAATCGTCCACCATCTTTACACTTATCCAACGCTCGATAAATGTCTGCAAGAATCATGGGCGCCAAAGTGTAGTACTTGATTGAGGATCCGTAGTTTACCCCATTGAAGATGGCGTGAGTGACCATTACTACACTTGGATGGATAgtatagtttggtccttggggAAACACCATTGTCCCAAGTAGGCATACCGCAAACGCAAGAGGACGTGTTTCCTTCCATTTTTCCTCTGAGATGAATTCATCATGATACTTTTCGAAAGCCCTTGCTCGTCCAAATCGAGTGTAAAGTTTTCGAAGAGGGATGTTTGGTCCGGAAAGCCTATCCATCCATTTAGCTTTGACAAGtgaaagtttttcttttatcttgttAAAATCCCATATCTTAGGAATAAGGAGGTCATTGTCAGGCTTATGCTTTCGTTTGTTACACATGCCTATACTCTCGTAACTAGCAAGGACTTCCTCGATAGTTGGGGTCATTTCTACTTCCCCGAATCTAAACACCATGTTGTCACTATCCCAAAACTTTACCATTGTTCCAACTAAATGAGGCCAAGCTTCCATTTCCATAATTGACGGGATGTGGCCTATGTGACTTCGAACCTTTTTCTTATCTTCGTTGTTCATGAATTTCCACCACACTCGGAGGTAAGGATGAGGTATAGTCACCATTCGGATTCTCAAGGGTTCGCCTATCGGGTCCATcctacaaaagaaaataaattacccCACCCCTATTAGATAATTGATTTGCTTAAAATGAcatatacatccttcaattaAACACATAGGCATGATTGTCTTTTATTGACCAATAGGCCAAATAGACACAAGGTGGGcttctaatgggcccaatacgccttgggtattgggtcgtcttaggccaatgcgctaaattagggattttggctttgctctacgctaggttgactaagagtggcttTTGAAAAACTGgtaacccaagcggacaactcagGCTGGAACTTACGACAACCATTGAACGCATGACGTATCAATAAATTGTCGATCGTTCCGAAAAGGGTTAAGTATAAAAAGCCCGACTGCGGTACCGCAAAAtcgttctttaatatactatacattaaataggaaaaatgctatgaaatgcaaatgacaatttaatatataaattaaacacataattgcacaattaaggaaaagaagaattactaattattacaaacccaaatagttagtcaaataagcaatcaaatctaatggttagaacctaattaatccccagcggagtcgccatttctgttatgtcgaaaaatgggcgtagtttaaaattaatttcatctttataagaaaaaatcaattttagtaaaaaaaagagtcgccacttaattttttaaagaaattaagaaaacttaatttaaaagaccctaacagatttaagtcttaaaaattcagagaaaaaggtacgaggttcatattactattttaagaaggttttagcacttaaaatagccactaacatgcggttatccaacgatttgaaaattatttgactaactttgggaaaatgtgttttaacaatAATTAACGTTTTAaacaattttgagaaaaatataaatttaaaaatatttaagatagtTAATAAGAATGTTTGACTTAGTAAAAATGATGAGAACAAAAATGGTATCTCTTTAggggatttaattaagttaaactaaacaattaatATTAGAACTAAcacaggataaataaatatcatcGATTGATTAAATAATAGCAAAAGGCAAaataaactaccccaaataatatacaaacaaaagtatttaaaatagtgtagaaatatttatgtactcatgttcttcggatcagcgccggcttattaatcggaagacaaaaatatagtattttgtcgttttctgctcgggtcgatctccatcatttccgaagggcctatctacccctacccctcctaaaTTTGTTTGTTAATTCAATCCTAAatcgatctaaaagaaatattaaaaactagCGTCTTAAAAGGTGTCTAGCGTCCCAaattaatatccaagaggcgtTGGACGTACTATTAGGACAAGTattagactaaagaaaatataagtttcttaattagacacatcgtcaaacaaaacaagTAGGACGACATTTAGCacgtaaaatctcaaataagcctctatattaattaattaacatgatTGAAAACAAACATAGGTTGTGaaagtcaaaataaatattaaaatgtaCGAATACTAAGGTAAGATGACATACTCGACATGAATATTTACGATTAATTTGATAAATAGAAGTACATTTTAatgattttagttattaactaatGTATTTATAACATCATGTAAACAAGGTTTCTAAATGATAGTAAGTTGAaagattattaaaaaaataatatgagcATGATTCCTTCATAACAAGATTTATTGAAAGTTATGGGCGTGATTTCAATGTAAgaaaaatatgacaaataatTATTAAGATCATATGAGTGTGATTTCTATATGATTAATATGTTAAAAACATTACTTAAAGTATATGTGGACATGATGTATTAAAACTCATAAATCCCATGAATATGATGTCTACATAAAATGGTatgttaaaatattaattaaaatatatacaaaaatgatatattaaaattataaaatcatagGAGCATGATTTCTATACGAAAAGGTATGTCGAGAATTAGTGATTACATCGTAttagcatgatttctaaattgTTTAAAATGTATAACATCACACTAACTAAGACATGATTTTAAACGACAAAGATAATTTTAATctataagcatgatttctacctaaaacaacatccttaaaatatgtatatatatatatatatatttacatctATTTGACATGTTGAAATTATTATTGTCTTATAAACATGGTTtctataaaattttgaaatgttTATTAAAACTTAAAAGTATTATTCTATCTAAAGATTGCAAATACTTTATTTAATCGTGCGAATATGATCTTCTTGTATGAATTTAGTATATTGAAATATTAAGTAAATCTAACATGcatgattttagaaaaaaaaaaaaatacatagtcTAATGTAAACTTGATTATTTAAACCATTTATTTAATAACATGAGTTGGTGATTTTAAATCATTGGTATAGTAACTTTAGGCGATTTTTCCGATTAACTAGACAAATACCTATAGAAACGATATTCAAACCCAAACTTAGATTTTAGTCTAAGAGTTAGGTAACTATGTTGTTTTAATAACTACGATCAATCAATCAACACTTATAAGCAAATACACACAAATTATGACAAAGTAAAATAAACAAGTAGCACGTTAGTTCCCCTTTCCCCCTTAGATAGTCCCCAAATAATTTCATTATACAGTATTTACAAATTATTACAAcctaacaaaaataaagaaaagtaaaTAGAAATAATATGAGTAGACAAAGAAGTGAAATGTAGTAGCTTCTCCGACCCAAGCGAAAGCTTCGCGTCTCAAACTCTGAAGTTCAAATCCTGCTAAACTATGAAGAAGATATAGAGCAGTATGCGGATAATATAGAGATACATCATaatgataattatattttaatagaataaacaaacaaggcaaaacgttttttttttttttttttttttaaaataaataataaaactaaTATATGAAGAGAGGTTGAGACTAACCTGGATGCTTTAGTTATGAAGAAGGAAATCCAAATTTAAAAACCAATGCTCAATGCTAGAAATAGAATATCAAGTGTACAATGaactttctttttgttttctgtTTGAGATTTTTCTATCAAGTAaaaaagttttcttttttttttttcttcactttctCCTTACTCCGGTCTGTTCCTTTGTGTTTTATCTCTGTCTTTATAGGCATTGTTAGAAGACAATCCCACCCTCAAAGACAACTGGCCAAAatctctttaatttaaaaattttcaaaagatgGATAAAAACAAACAACTTTTCAAGATTCCTCTAAAACTACTCAAAAGATGTTTTCTTCCAAGGTAGTGGAGCATTAACTTTAAAGTGGTGggacaaaattatttaaagtaatagttactaactttatttcaaactttaataaaaagacaaaattaactatgataaatacaaaaaaaaagattataacatattagcaaatattaattactataattatttcaaTCAATAAATTACGTCGCCATTAGTAAAACATTAAATCTTCTTCCGAAATTCAGAAAGCAAATCATCAAGCTATTAAATTGACCTCCAAGTTAATGAATATGCATTTAAACAAATGGCAAATGATAACAAACCTTATTTCAAAAATCATCAACTATACTTGTCCATaattaaaaacaataatataaatatgTACAGAAAACAACAACACAAATACGTATAATAATCTTCATTTCTAAGAAACAAATAAACATCTAAAAAAAACGATCTACATTTGATGTATAATTATGAATAtgaacaagaacaaaaacaagaacaagAATAAGAGCAACATGAGTATGCTTTGTAATCTTAATTGATTAGGAACTAACAAACAACTTTGAATCTTAAGTTTAACAAATCATTTGAAGTAGACATTCAAACccaatatttgttttgaaaaataaaaatctgtAAACGGAGTCTAACATGAGAAAGATCTAAATCTTCCAATAATTAATTGTATTATTGCACACATAAAGACAACAAAACTAACATTTCCAATGGCATGATAAACATATTCAGCATATATTTTAAACAAATCATAAAATGAATATAAACTTTTAGATCtacaatatacatatttatatataatgtaaataaaaattaaatgaaaatataCCAAGATGTTCATCGTTGCTGCCGCTCGTCGTCACTGCGCGTCGTCGCCGGAGTTGCTGTTGCGTGTTGTTGCTGCTGGTCGCGGCGCTGGAGGCTGCTGGTGGCGTCGGAGCTGCCGGCTGCGACGTGGAGGAGCTGCTGCCGTCGCTGCTTCGTGGAGCTGGAGGAGACTGCCAGTGGTTGCCGTTGGAGAGGCTGCTGCTCGTTGCAGCTCAGAGGAGAAAGAGTTGCGTCGTGGCTGCTGCGTCGTGGCTGCTGCATTGCAGCTGGCGGCGTTCATGGTGAGGTGTGATGGTGGCGCAGTGATGAAGAGGAGAGGGAGAGATCGGCGGTATGGTGGTGTTTTCGCGTGGGAGGGGTTGTGGCggcttctcttctcttcttctccttggAGAAGATGGCCAAAAGAGACCCCAGAAAAAGTTTAGGTTAGGGTTTTGGGTCTTCTTGTAATTAGAAATAGGAAGTGCGATCTCAGCCGTTCATCAATTTTGATGAACGGTTGAGATTAGATCttgatattttataaaaaaaaggaatGGATGGATATGATTAAAAGGTGGGtttaagattttaaaaatagttatatagtatagattaaaattaaaatagattgAATGAAATGACTATGCTTTAAATtaaatggagaaaaattgaatagaTTGCTAATTGactaataatcataatatatatattgaataagtaaaaacataaatttattcaAGTAGCCGTATTTATATATAAAGCAACTACTTATGTATACGCCATGCAGatatgtgtatgtatgtatatatatgacgcACGTATGCATATAACatatactaaaatagatgtataattaatatagttaactaaaatatataataaatttaattaaataataaatttatgtgCACATGTAtacaagacgtattaaaatagatatatgaTCTACGCatgttaatatgaataagtaaattataaaataaacttagttaatAAATATTCTCTATGTAAAcaaaacacacacatatatactaaatagataCGTAAGAATATTTAAACGTATTaagcttattataaaaataataaaaataatggtagtaatattaataaatattataatattatgaattatgaatatcaaaatatgcgatttatttattaaactaaatgtaaacttatttaattaataaagaaataattttgaaaaaatgccTATTTGTTTTAGATAGCAATTCGAAAAGTCGTtatggatggtcaaaattgggtgtcaacaatgttatgaagatgttagtaatgaaattttagggTTTGAgtcagcccaaaacgttaccaaacagcccataagtttcagctgcgctaaaggaaattccgaggcaagttttggcgagttttggtgaatttcgggaatggtaaagttttctattttgaactggactttatgatgatgttatgaagtatattacatgtcttaaaatatgctggaagtggaaaaaaatgtataaggatgtttgacgttggaaacaaactaaatggaagtcgtagtagttaaatcgaagtcgcgtagtgtgttgttgttgtggtgctgcagtttggtggtggtttaattgcgtgttgcagggctgtaaagtactcaaaaatggatgtgggtgcagatggttgcagccacacaaccctccgtttggtatgactacatattttacgaaataaaggttaaaaactctattttgataccgtagtttggaatgagttgtatagagcttgtattgtgtaaagttgaagtgatttacttgtatacatgctgctggctgttgttgttggtatggttgttgacatggtggccgagttgaaaactcggggatgttcaagttacaggggagatgctgcccgattttcggtagattcggagctagtaataaactagtcgagagacatagataaggaaatgattcctatggttacttgggtgtagagttggaaattggaaagtgaaagtttattaaccttagtattaatttcatgttaaataggttcaagagacgacgaggcgaacatagttaagagtaatccgtaagaggtacgtaaagcgaacctttctttcttttggcatgtctttgtcataagtacgtaaagcttatactttctcttcttttggcatgtatttgttataagtatgtaaaacttttctttcttttggcatgtttttgacataagtatgtaaaggatattctttcgattttcatgttttgacataagtatgtaaagctaatctttgttttggtatggtatttatgaaacaaaaatatgacttttatataatttcaaagaggttcctattcctagagccattaggatgaccaattccttgatttccaaaaggtattttattatgcttcgatacgtctatatgattccagaagatttattctgatataacccagggtaactttcgaaaggtacttgacatgagtctcgtctcgatttttaaatgatagctcattctgattattccattgagtcttaaatatgatttaaattgcatatagtttttcactactccattcgtggatgcctcaatgctttcttcactgagcctgggccatgatatgttatcgtgcatacttctctgcattgttcgccgtgtcccgacgtgaggggacaggtatgacatgtacatggggtggtgtatgttatgccacggagttatgctgtgccatgtacacatatgcttatgatatgatatgatgtgatatgatatgatatgatttgatatggccatctgatatgatatgatatgatttgttacagagatattccctattctggtgttatgctgtgctgtggcgccaatgacaGGAGGGAGACCacatttgttcaccgagtcccataatagggccggatatggcatatgtttttctgcatacattatctgaggttttgatcagcatttgatatCTCCGGACATTTTGCTCAGTTTTGCACATTCTATtgcggtaatgactttacttattacaacccatta
This region of Solanum dulcamara chromosome 9, daSolDulc1.2, whole genome shotgun sequence genomic DNA includes:
- the LOC129903778 gene encoding uncharacterized protein LOC129903778, which produces MVTIPHPYLRVWWKFMNNEDKKKVRSHIGHIPSIMEMEAWPHLVGTMVKFWDSDNMVFRFGEVEMTPTIEEVLASYESIGMCNKRKHKPDNDLLIPKIWDFNKIKEKLSLVKAKWMDRLSGPNIPLRKLYTRFGRARAFEKYHDEFISEEKWKETRPLAFAVCLLGTMVFPQGPNYTIHPSVVMVTHAIFNGVNYGSSIKYYTLAPMILADIYRALDKCKDGGRFFQGCNLILQWWMMRHLLKADAPEHPDPLRRSDELGGQSWWLYCNHFHRTGGQKFWYPRLQGLREENVQWSIESMVLPEKITIRGEKVPYLILAGLRGTRPYAPARVLRQLGGKQELPQTTSMRKFATDHENGQVSFAEQILRTWKTRRVLGESLPNRFQPECSAEYKEWIKSNLIKTAELVPNVPYHVRLYQLQEKYEKNELDHQRQQLDDAKVIAQLKQELQRVRQCMSELDDGMEQQIQSIERFKHQEGAQLASDHLWANRYAIWEEVNIAKKNKSSEGSEGVYLELICVDKLTEHPYFTRSKASKDSFPDQNSLVRKKKMTGNNDSTSLTDIVVTDPIVAEQNELIAQLVQQIAEMRVEIQKNRELSKLAIAANTPVSGEGRPPFHFPSPNSNLDLPEGFKVPKFDTFGGTGNPLAHLRAYCDQLVGVGKNEALLMRLFSRSLSGEALEWFSAQEIKQWSNWNALARDFIERFAYNVEIVPDRYSLEKIKQKSTENYREYAYRWRKEAARVRPPMLEKEIVEVFVRTQEPEYYERLMLLVGAKFAEIVKVGETIEDGLKTGKIARVASAIASSGSFKKKREDVSTISYTTEGKRFANTKLGKSTPFKTYSRGPPNSHQVYYTQPNYQTPASSQQTPYPNDQVPFNSYQAPPSNYPAPYYQNTPLNYRTPQPSYQTQLYPRFQTPAPSHQNRPSYRHVPPPPQNNYNLSQPNFENRPARNFTPLVESRTKLFERLRDAGIIHPIAPKLADTSSRFYRADKTCAYHSNSVGHDTETCVNLKHKIQDLIDREVVTLQTAAPNVNSNPLPNHGGVNIHMIEMEEDWCVTKAIVPTHTNSLEMAVASLSIKKKSNFVILTPPKVVALVSKEIPNQKKFVIETAATQGMTRSGRCYTPEELAQGWNKKDQQKRPISEAEAEEFWRKMQPKEYSIVKHLEKVPAQISVWALLMSSQQHRHALMKALDDTYVPVGTDGDNLAAMVSRVVQGHRISFNNEELPFEGVMHNKALHITVVCREKIMNRVLIDDGSGLNICPLSTLKQLNFDLGKVQQNQVYVRAFDGGQRHTLGAVNLDIQVGPVDFIIECQVMDITTSYNLLLGRPWIHMAGAVPSTLHQMIKFVKNDREVVVYGEGRHSNSCASIIDDITRGTDFYTVELVNATDDDSAPQPPMPSVYKMIATVMLQNGFEPGFGLGKHLQGIIEPIQIPDKGLKHGLGYDPTEDDEADVTNRKIDRVLARPIPHLYMSFPVRECVNDGDLGEGIWDPFEEIDAILEEETGTSSVRHAESGEQLSNWTSAPLLVPHSSCKNNLKPANIMSCHKLNEQNKINGDEFEDYDEEATVPEHLTEGLKQFEDQYKPNQEETEVVNLGDDECTKETRISVHLTKAQRKKLTSLLGEYIDIFAWSYDDVSGLSVDIVSHKLPINPDCSPVKQKTRKFKPDLSLKIKEEVTKQIQSGVVEVTKYPTWLANIVPVPKKDGKIRICVDYRDLNKASPKDNFPLPNIHILIDNCAKHEMQSFVDCYAGYHQILMDEEDAEKTAFITPWGVYHYRVMPFGLKNAGATYMRAMTTIFHDMIHKEIEVYVDDVIIKSRESEGHLTHLKKFFDRLRKYNLKLNPAKCAFGVPAGKLLGFIVSRRGIELDPSKIKSIQELPPPKTKKEVMSFLGRLNYISRFIAQSTLICEPIFKLLKKDALTKWTEECQTAFEAIKSYLSNPPVLVPPREGVPLLLYLSVSDNAFGCVLGQHDETGKKERSIYYLSKKFTPYEARYTLLEKTCCALTWIAQKLRHYLSSYTTYLISKMDPLKYIFQKAMPIGKLAKWQMLLSEFDIVYVTQKAIKAQALADHLAENPVDEKYEPLKTYFPDEEVLFVGENISEAYPGWRVFFDGAVNHEGSGIGAVLISESGQHYPMAAKLRFRCTNNMAEYEACIMGLKMAVDKDIQELLVIGDSDLLIHQVQGEWAVKNSKIAPYVKLVQRLCKRFRKIEFRHTPRLQNEFADALATISSMIKHPDTSYIDPVEIYLKEQPAHCSHVEAEPDGKPWYFDVKRYLETGTYPDNATFNQKKAIRRMANNFFPSGEILYRRTPDMGLLRCVDAVEATKLLEQIHAGVCGTHMNGLTLAKKILRAGYFWMTMEHDCCKYVQKCHKCQMHGDLIRVPPHELNAMSSPWPFVAWGMDVIGPIEPSASNGHRFILVAIDYFTKWVEAASYKSVTKKVVAEFVRNNLICRFGIPNSIITDNGANLNSHLMKEICEQFKINHRNSTAYRPQMNGAVEAANKNIKKILRKMIGNHRGWHEMLPYALLGYRTTVRTSIGATPYLLVYGTEAVIPAEVEIPSLRIIQEAELSNADWVRNRIEHLALIDEKRMTAVCHGQLYQQRMTRAFNKRVRPRTFEVGQLVLKRIFPHQNEYKGKFAPNWQGPYMVRQVLSGGALILSEMDGQEWPKPINSDAVKRYYV